A stretch of Oculatellaceae cyanobacterium DNA encodes these proteins:
- the hypB gene encoding hydrogenase nickel incorporation protein HypB yields MHQTFDAALGINLLHANQKGADHNREHFDQWGITCFNIMSSPGAGKTALLERTLAVLANELKIAVIEGDMTTELDADRLRQYGVPVIAINTGRSCHLDSKMVAGGMHQLEHQYNPSEFDLVLVENVGNLVCPAEFEVGEHAKVALLSITEGEDKPLKYPVMFQAADCLLITKTDLAPYLDVDINRIAANVRQMNPHVTIIAVSAKTGEGLEAWFNWIRAEVARRQQAATASLEPVTV; encoded by the coding sequence ATGCATCAAACATTTGACGCGGCATTAGGAATAAATTTGCTTCACGCTAACCAAAAAGGAGCGGATCATAATCGGGAGCATTTTGATCAATGGGGGATTACTTGTTTCAACATTATGAGTAGTCCTGGTGCTGGGAAAACTGCACTATTAGAGCGTACTTTAGCAGTTTTAGCGAATGAGTTAAAAATTGCGGTTATTGAAGGGGATATGACTACCGAGTTAGACGCTGACCGCTTGCGTCAATATGGTGTTCCTGTAATTGCAATTAATACAGGTCGTTCCTGTCACTTAGATTCCAAAATGGTAGCGGGTGGGATGCACCAGTTAGAACATCAATATAATCCCTCAGAATTTGATTTAGTATTGGTGGAAAATGTTGGTAACTTAGTTTGTCCTGCTGAGTTTGAAGTAGGAGAACACGCTAAAGTTGCTTTATTAAGCATTACTGAAGGGGAAGATAAACCCTTAAAGTATCCGGTGATGTTTCAAGCAGCAGATTGTCTGTTAATTACTAAAACAGATTTGGCTCCTTATTTGGATGTTGATATTAATCGCATAGCTGCTAATGTCCGGCAGATGAACCCTCATGTGACGATTATTGCTGTGAGTGCTAAGACAGGCGAGGGGTTAGAAGCTTGGTTTAACTGGATACGCGCAGAAGTTGCACGAAGACAACAAGCTGCAACAGCAAGTTTAGAACCAGTAACAGTATAA
- a CDS encoding ABC transporter substrate-binding protein translates to MKLRKLLSLFALFFLSLVLVVSCAPSQSNTSSGNSATSSQTATIQMGFSIWPGWLPWQVAQEKKLFEANKVNVSLKWFDGYLDSINALTAGQLDANTQTLNDTISSVAAGADQVIVLVNDNSTGNDKIIAKEGINTIADLKGKTVAVEEGTVDHFLLLLGLKKAGLTQADIKLQPLETGSAAAAFVAGQVDAVGVFAPFTNKALERAGSKELFSSKDFPGSIPDHLVVTRKLIKERPQDVQNLVNTWFASLDYIKDNQEKAYEIMAKRAGVTIDEYKKYASGTKIFSLEDNLKAFSAGNNISSLPFAAKEISKFLLEANLAKQTPELSQLFDEQFIKAYAAKQKSS, encoded by the coding sequence ATGAAACTCCGCAAGTTACTATCACTATTTGCGCTTTTTTTTCTCAGCCTTGTTTTAGTAGTTAGTTGCGCCCCATCTCAGTCAAATACTAGCTCAGGCAATTCTGCTACGTCCTCACAAACGGCAACAATTCAGATGGGTTTTAGTATTTGGCCAGGATGGTTACCTTGGCAAGTTGCTCAAGAAAAAAAACTTTTTGAAGCCAATAAAGTTAATGTGAGTTTAAAATGGTTTGACGGCTATTTAGATTCCATTAACGCACTTACTGCTGGTCAGCTTGATGCTAACACACAAACTTTGAACGACACGATTAGCTCAGTTGCAGCAGGGGCGGATCAAGTAATTGTGTTAGTTAATGATAACTCCACTGGCAACGATAAAATTATTGCCAAAGAAGGAATTAATACAATTGCTGACTTGAAAGGCAAAACTGTTGCTGTTGAAGAAGGAACTGTAGATCATTTCTTGCTGCTACTTGGGCTAAAAAAAGCTGGATTAACCCAAGCTGATATCAAATTACAACCTTTAGAAACTGGGAGCGCTGCGGCAGCTTTTGTGGCTGGACAAGTTGATGCAGTCGGAGTATTTGCACCTTTTACTAACAAAGCTTTAGAACGTGCTGGTAGTAAAGAATTATTTAGTTCTAAAGATTTTCCTGGGTCAATTCCAGACCACTTAGTAGTGACTCGCAAATTAATTAAAGAACGCCCACAAGATGTACAAAACTTAGTTAATACTTGGTTTGCCAGTTTAGATTATATCAAAGATAACCAAGAAAAAGCTTATGAAATCATGGCAAAACGTGCAGGTGTAACTATTGACGAATATAAAAAATACGCTAGTGGCACAAAAATATTTAGCTTGGAAGACAACCTAAAGGCGTTTAGCGCAGGTAATAATATTTCTTCTTTACCTTTTGCAGCAAAAGAAATTAGTAAATTTCTTTTGGAAGCTAATTTAGCTAAACAGACTCCTGAGCTTAGTCAATTATTTGACGAGCAATTTATCAAAGCCTACGCTGCAAAACAAAAATCATCATAA
- a CDS encoding ABC transporter permease, which yields MNYQAGDVQNPNQQAKMLPQSIFWSIAEDIPKNLSWVLMALSIVIPLLLWWAVASSGLVKPLFLPHPTQVWNAFQKLLGTGDLQKDIFFSLFRVVTGFVLAAIISVPVGTLMGTFASVRALLEPIIGIVRYMPAPAFIPLLILYCGLGETPKILLIFIGTLFFNTLMVMDSVKFVPKDLIETTYTLGGQRKQVLLQVIFPYILPSVIDAARVNMAAAWNLVIVAELVAATEGLGRRISVAQRFLRTEEIFVGLIVIGLIGLGIDLLFRLLLRFSCKWAS from the coding sequence ATGAACTACCAAGCTGGAGATGTGCAAAACCCAAATCAGCAAGCAAAAATGTTGCCGCAGAGCATTTTTTGGAGTATTGCTGAAGATATTCCTAAAAACTTGTCTTGGGTTTTAATGGCTTTGTCTATTGTAATTCCTTTATTGTTGTGGTGGGCTGTTGCTAGTTCTGGCTTAGTTAAACCTTTATTTTTACCACACCCAACCCAAGTTTGGAATGCTTTTCAAAAACTATTAGGCACTGGGGATTTACAAAAAGATATTTTCTTTAGTTTATTTCGGGTTGTCACTGGATTTGTATTAGCAGCAATTATTTCTGTTCCTGTTGGTACATTAATGGGAACTTTTGCGAGTGTTAGGGCGCTGTTGGAGCCAATTATTGGGATTGTGCGCTATATGCCTGCACCCGCTTTTATTCCGTTGTTGATTTTATATTGTGGTTTGGGAGAAACACCAAAAATTTTACTGATTTTTATTGGTACGTTATTTTTTAATACTTTAATGGTAATGGATTCAGTAAAGTTTGTCCCTAAAGATTTAATTGAAACGACTTATACGTTAGGTGGTCAGAGAAAGCAAGTTTTATTGCAAGTAATTTTTCCTTATATTTTGCCAAGTGTGATTGATGCTGCTCGCGTGAATATGGCAGCAGCTTGGAATTTGGTAATTGTTGCTGAGTTGGTTGCTGCTACAGAAGGTTTAGGTCGTCGAATTAGTGTTGCTCAAAGATTTTTACGAACTGAGGAAATTTTTGTGGGGTTAATTGTGATTGGTTTGATTGGTTTAGGAATAGATCTTTTGTTTCGATTGTTATTGCGGTTTAGTTGTAAGTGGGCTAGTTAA
- a CDS encoding ABC transporter ATP-binding protein, whose product MHLEVSQLHKQFKTPRGLLVALKDINLHVQGGEFVCAVGASGSGKSTMLRLIAGLDTPTAGEILVDGVRVTGPGSDRGMVFQSYTLYPWMTIAENVGFGLKLQGASKAERRQWVAYYLEVVGLSQFAKALPKELSGGMKQRVAIARALASQPKILLMDEPFGALDVQTKESMQQFMLELWRQTNTTIFMITHDVEEAVFLSQRIYVLSSRPGTVKQELKIELPSDRTHHMKCDRKFQDYKDQVLKLLRQEEHSIIPHDDFQELPLVV is encoded by the coding sequence ATGCACTTAGAGGTTTCTCAATTACATAAACAATTCAAAACACCACGAGGTTTACTTGTCGCCCTGAAAGATATTAATTTGCACGTTCAAGGGGGAGAGTTTGTTTGCGCTGTTGGTGCTTCTGGATCTGGAAAGTCAACAATGCTCAGGTTAATTGCTGGGTTGGATACACCGACAGCAGGGGAAATATTGGTTGATGGTGTGCGGGTGACGGGGCCTGGATCAGATCGGGGAATGGTGTTTCAAAGTTATACGTTATATCCCTGGATGACGATCGCAGAAAATGTCGGCTTTGGCTTGAAGTTGCAAGGTGCATCGAAGGCTGAACGGCGGCAATGGGTGGCTTATTACTTAGAAGTGGTGGGTTTATCGCAGTTTGCGAAGGCGTTACCGAAAGAGTTATCGGGTGGGATGAAACAACGAGTGGCGATCGCCCGCGCTTTAGCTTCACAACCTAAAATTTTGCTGATGGATGAACCTTTCGGCGCTTTGGATGTTCAAACCAAAGAATCTATGCAGCAGTTTATGTTGGAACTTTGGCGACAAACAAACACCACTATTTTTATGATTACTCACGATGTTGAAGAAGCAGTTTTTCTGTCTCAACGCATCTATGTATTGAGTTCACGCCCTGGAACTGTGAAGCAGGAACTCAAAATTGAATTACCTAGCGATCGCACCCATCACATGAAGTGCGATCGCAAGTTTCAAGACTACAAGGATCAGGTTTTAAAACTTCTGCGCCAAGAGGAACACTCAATCATACCCCATGATGATTTTCAGGAGTTACCTCTAGTAGTGTGA
- the urtA gene encoding urea ABC transporter substrate-binding protein, producing the protein MAGRLGRRKFIIYSAGTLGTSLLLKACSNPPAGNTNTSSANTSSSSPASNGNTIKVGILHSLSGTMAISEKSVVDAEQLAIEEINKAGGVLGKQIQAIVEDGASNWDTFREKATKLIDQDKVVTVFGCWTSASRKNVLPVFESKNHMLWYPVQYEGQECSQDIFYTGAAPNQQIEPAVDWLLENKGKEFFLVGSDYVFPRTANTIIKAQLQAKNGKTVGEDYLPLGNTEVTPIITKIKAALPNGGVIFNTLNGDSNVAFFKQMQGAGLSPEKYPVMSVSIAEEEVKAIGPEYLKGHYASWNYFMTVDTPENKKFVEAFKAKYGNDRVTNDPMEAAYIMVYLWKQAVEKAKTTDIEAVKTAALGQTFNAPEGKVSLDKNHHLSKFVRIGEVGEDGLFKIVYSSKEAVKPVPWNQYVAETKGYACDWSDLKKGGKYKI; encoded by the coding sequence ATGGCAGGACGATTAGGACGGCGTAAATTTATTATCTATAGTGCAGGAACATTAGGAACAAGTCTTCTGTTAAAGGCTTGCAGCAACCCACCTGCTGGCAACACAAACACTAGCAGTGCTAATACATCCTCAAGTAGCCCAGCGAGTAACGGAAATACGATTAAAGTCGGGATTTTACACTCCTTAAGCGGCACGATGGCAATTAGTGAAAAAAGCGTCGTAGATGCTGAACAATTAGCAATTGAAGAAATTAATAAAGCGGGCGGGGTACTTGGTAAACAAATTCAAGCCATAGTAGAAGATGGTGCTTCTAACTGGGATACCTTTAGGGAAAAAGCTACTAAGCTAATTGACCAAGATAAAGTAGTAACAGTTTTTGGTTGTTGGACTTCTGCAAGCCGCAAGAATGTTTTGCCAGTATTTGAGTCTAAAAACCATATGCTCTGGTATCCCGTACAATACGAGGGTCAAGAGTGTTCTCAAGATATTTTCTATACTGGCGCTGCACCAAATCAACAAATTGAACCTGCTGTAGATTGGCTATTGGAAAATAAAGGTAAAGAATTCTTTTTAGTAGGTTCCGACTACGTTTTTCCACGCACTGCTAATACTATTATTAAGGCGCAATTGCAAGCTAAAAATGGTAAAACAGTCGGGGAAGATTACTTACCATTGGGTAACACAGAAGTAACGCCCATAATTACTAAAATCAAAGCTGCCCTACCTAACGGCGGTGTAATTTTTAATACCCTAAATGGTGATAGTAACGTAGCTTTCTTTAAGCAGATGCAAGGTGCAGGATTATCACCAGAGAAATATCCTGTTATGTCGGTAAGTATTGCTGAGGAAGAAGTTAAGGCAATTGGCCCAGAGTATCTTAAAGGTCATTATGCTTCTTGGAATTATTTTATGACAGTAGATACTCCTGAAAATAAAAAGTTTGTCGAAGCTTTTAAAGCTAAATATGGCAACGATAGAGTAACTAATGATCCGATGGAAGCTGCTTATATCATGGTTTATCTCTGGAAGCAAGCTGTTGAAAAAGCAAAAACTACTGATATTGAAGCTGTAAAAACAGCCGCTTTAGGACAAACTTTTAATGCTCCTGAAGGCAAAGTTTCCTTAGACAAAAATCACCATTTATCTAAATTTGTCCGAATTGGTGAGGTAGGGGAAGATGGTTTGTTTAAGATTGTTTATTCCTCTAAAGAAGCAGTAAAACCTGTTCCTTGGAACCAATATGTAGCAGAAACCAAAGGATATGCTTGTGATTGGTCTGACCTCAAAAAAGGTGGTAAGTACAAAATTTAA
- the urtB gene encoding urea ABC transporter permease subunit UrtB, with product MLEGLLDGLFNGISIGAVLLISALGLAIVFGLMGVINMAHGELMMLGAYTTFVVQNVFKSLGSPWFETYILFALPLAFLVTAIVGLILERGVIRYLYGRPLETLLATWGVSLILQQFVRSVNWVLIIGISLFCLLFFGAWQFLSRRPDFERIRNWVVAVMLPLSLGIATATSIFLGQTFKLAVTQPWFGAQNVDVTAPSWLRGGLPVGNFQMPYSRLFIIALTIICLIGIYIFLQRTAWGLRIRAVTQNRSMSACLGIATAKVDAITFAIGSGLAGVAGCAVSLLGSVGPNTGQNYIVDTFMVVVVGGVGKLVGSIVAALAIGTANYLIGSGTLALLLTPVKPLAELFTFFATTSMAKVLVFALIIAFLQIRPAGLFPQKGRTVDA from the coding sequence GTGTTAGAAGGATTATTAGATGGGTTGTTTAATGGCATTAGCATTGGCGCTGTTTTATTAATTTCGGCGCTAGGTTTAGCCATTGTCTTTGGGTTGATGGGCGTGATTAATATGGCTCACGGCGAATTAATGATGCTGGGAGCATATACAACTTTTGTTGTCCAAAATGTTTTTAAAAGTTTGGGTAGCCCTTGGTTTGAAACCTATATCTTATTTGCACTTCCTCTCGCTTTTTTAGTAACAGCTATTGTGGGGTTAATTTTAGAACGAGGGGTGATTCGTTATCTTTATGGGCGACCTTTAGAAACACTGCTGGCAACTTGGGGTGTAAGTTTGATTTTGCAACAGTTTGTTCGCAGTGTTAACTGGGTGCTAATAATTGGAATAAGTTTGTTTTGTCTGCTATTTTTTGGTGCTTGGCAATTTTTGTCGCGCCGTCCTGATTTTGAGCGCATTCGTAACTGGGTTGTGGCAGTAATGCTACCTTTATCTTTGGGAATTGCAACAGCTACAAGTATATTTTTAGGACAAACTTTTAAACTAGCAGTGACACAACCTTGGTTTGGCGCTCAAAATGTTGATGTAACAGCGCCGAGTTGGTTACGTGGTGGGTTGCCTGTAGGTAATTTTCAAATGCCTTATTCACGGCTATTTATCATCGCGTTAACAATTATTTGTTTAATTGGAATTTATATATTTTTGCAGCGTACAGCTTGGGGATTGCGGATACGCGCTGTAACACAAAATCGCAGTATGAGTGCTTGTTTAGGTATTGCTACAGCTAAAGTCGATGCTATCACTTTTGCCATCGGTTCAGGGTTAGCTGGAGTAGCTGGGTGTGCGGTAAGTTTGCTGGGTTCTGTAGGGCCAAATACCGGACAAAACTATATTGTTGATACTTTTATGGTTGTGGTTGTAGGTGGTGTTGGTAAGTTAGTTGGAAGTATTGTTGCAGCATTAGCTATTGGCACTGCTAATTACTTGATTGGTTCTGGTACATTGGCGCTGTTGTTAACACCTGTAAAGCCACTAGCTGAATTATTTACATTTTTTGCAACAACCAGTATGGCGAAGGTATTGGTGTTTGCCTTAATTATCGCTTTTCTACAAATACGTCCTGCTGGTTTGTTTCCACAAAAAGGACGAACAGTGGATGCTTAA
- the urtC gene encoding urea ABC transporter permease subunit UrtC, protein MTVDLVMGKRSINRKRKALLVEVGVVIAIALLLILIMPVILSEFRLNLLGRYLALAIVALGIDLIWGYTGMLSLGHGVFFALGGYALGMHLKLQIPPDASSQLPDFMGLYGVTELPWFWQPFHSFSFSILAVLLLPTLLAALLGYLVFRNRIKGVYFSILTQAATIVFFNFFNGQQKLFNGTNGLIDFKTLLGADVGNNKTQVIFYILTVIFLVVAYALCRWLTTGRLGRLLIALRDDESRIRFSGYDPTEFKVLVFAVSAGLAGIAGALYTLQSQSISPRAMDIAFSIEMVIWVAVGGRATLIGAILGALLVNYGKSLLSEQFPEIWLFFQGALFLIVVTVLPDGIVGWVRSQGINQLKLLLGKRKQIATYPSLEEDPEIKLERETLEHE, encoded by the coding sequence ATGACAGTAGATTTAGTAATGGGAAAGCGGAGTATTAACCGAAAGCGAAAAGCTTTGCTGGTAGAGGTAGGGGTTGTGATTGCGATCGCACTCCTTCTTATCCTGATCATGCCAGTTATCCTCTCAGAATTTCGCCTCAACTTATTGGGACGTTATTTAGCTTTAGCAATTGTTGCCCTTGGTATTGACTTAATCTGGGGCTATACAGGAATGCTGAGTTTAGGTCATGGCGTTTTCTTTGCTTTGGGTGGTTATGCGTTAGGAATGCACCTCAAGTTACAAATTCCCCCTGATGCCAGTAGCCAATTACCCGATTTTATGGGTCTCTACGGGGTAACAGAATTACCTTGGTTTTGGCAACCATTTCATTCATTTAGTTTTTCTATCTTAGCAGTTTTACTGCTTCCAACTTTACTAGCTGCCTTGTTAGGTTATTTAGTATTTCGTAATCGAATCAAAGGAGTTTATTTTTCAATCCTAACGCAAGCAGCAACTATTGTTTTTTTTAATTTCTTTAACGGCCAACAAAAATTATTTAATGGTACAAACGGGCTAATAGATTTCAAAACTTTATTAGGTGCTGATGTAGGTAACAATAAAACACAAGTAATTTTTTATATCCTGACAGTAATATTTTTAGTGGTAGCTTATGCTCTCTGTCGTTGGTTAACAACTGGAAGATTAGGACGCTTACTAATTGCCCTACGTGATGATGAAAGTCGAATTAGGTTTTCAGGTTACGATCCTACGGAATTTAAAGTATTAGTATTTGCTGTTTCGGCTGGATTAGCTGGAATTGCTGGCGCATTGTACACCCTCCAAAGCCAATCAATTTCACCGAGAGCAATGGATATTGCATTTTCTATAGAAATGGTGATTTGGGTAGCAGTGGGAGGCCGCGCAACTTTAATTGGTGCAATTTTAGGAGCATTGCTAGTTAATTATGGTAAAAGTTTATTGAGCGAACAATTTCCCGAAATCTGGTTATTTTTTCAAGGAGCGTTATTTTTAATTGTTGTCACAGTGCTTCCTGATGGCATTGTGGGATGGGTGCGCTCGCAAGGCATCAATCAACTTAAATTGCTTCTAGGAAAACGTAAACAAATAGCTACCTACCCCAGTTTAGAAGAAGACCCAGAAATAAAACTTGAGCGCGAAACTTTGGAACATGAATAA
- the urtD gene encoding urea ABC transporter ATP-binding protein UrtD yields the protein MNTKILETENVTVSFDGFKALNHLTFSMDVGELRVVIGPNGAGKTTFLDVITGKVQPTEGRVLFKGKNTKKLAEHQIARLGIGRKFQTPRVYLNLTPRENLEITCNRRKDVFSSLFSSSSKDEKHKVTGLLETIGLSAKADIPAGLLSHGEKQRLEIGMLVGQSPDLLLVDEPVAGLTDEETYNIGELLLALAQSHSILVIEHDMEFVRQIARQVTVLHEGSVLCEGTIEEVQNDPRVIEVYLGQQ from the coding sequence GTGAATACCAAAATATTAGAAACCGAAAACGTCACCGTTAGCTTTGACGGATTCAAAGCACTCAACCACCTAACCTTTAGCATGGATGTCGGTGAATTGCGAGTAGTTATTGGCCCTAACGGTGCTGGTAAAACCACTTTTCTAGATGTCATTACAGGCAAAGTACAACCAACCGAAGGGAGAGTACTATTTAAAGGAAAAAATACCAAAAAACTTGCAGAACATCAAATTGCCAGATTGGGTATTGGTCGTAAATTCCAAACACCACGAGTTTACCTCAACCTCACACCCCGCGAGAATTTAGAAATTACCTGCAACCGCCGGAAAGATGTCTTTAGCAGCTTGTTTAGTAGTTCCTCAAAAGACGAAAAACACAAAGTTACAGGATTGCTAGAAACTATTGGTTTATCTGCAAAAGCCGATATTCCAGCAGGCTTACTTTCTCATGGGGAAAAACAACGCTTAGAAATTGGAATGTTAGTTGGACAGTCACCAGATTTGTTGCTAGTTGATGAACCTGTTGCGGGATTAACAGATGAAGAAACTTATAACATTGGGGAATTATTGTTAGCTTTGGCGCAAAGTCATTCAATTTTAGTCATTGAACATGATATGGAATTTGTCAGGCAAATTGCCCGCCAAGTGACAGTTTTACATGAAGGTTCGGTGTTATGCGAAGGCACTATTGAAGAAGTACAGAATGATCCGCGTGTAATTGAAGTATATTTGGGACAACAATAA
- a CDS encoding DUF3747 domain-containing protein yields MKLTGATNNTFSSVINSVKSIATKLPLKVVVASALLIGVTGSMVMDSFVLTAPSYAKTVSKSKARKAKKRVAAKKPVTAKKRVTAKKPVTTKKPVIAKKPTVKPIAVNPINVTPGSQNNNNSPVILPRPVGSSLFGQQEVAQNQFVVVAAPLSGNRYQLVILQQLSNKRACWAESGSTVKPLLLDFDFTGICGRFTDSNGYSMRQAGVDLGAQYNFDIVQRGNQLVLLGTKSRDFNAQPIELGRSNGIGQGFVKINLDSDWRLAKRTYNGKALGHIYLTSDSTVASR; encoded by the coding sequence ATGAAACTTACGGGTGCTACCAATAATACCTTCTCTTCTGTAATTAATTCTGTTAAATCCATTGCTACTAAACTACCTCTTAAAGTTGTTGTTGCTTCAGCTTTATTAATCGGTGTAACTGGAAGTATGGTGATGGATTCTTTCGTACTTACTGCACCAAGCTATGCCAAAACTGTTTCTAAAAGCAAAGCTCGTAAAGCTAAAAAGCGCGTTGCAGCTAAGAAACCAGTTACAGCTAAAAAGCGAGTTACAGCTAAGAAACCAGTTACAACGAAGAAACCAGTTATAGCTAAGAAACCAACTGTTAAGCCAATTGCTGTCAACCCCATCAATGTCACACCAGGTTCTCAAAACAATAACAATTCACCAGTTATCCTACCCAGACCTGTAGGTTCTTCTTTGTTTGGTCAACAAGAAGTTGCTCAAAATCAATTTGTAGTGGTGGCTGCACCGTTAAGTGGAAATCGCTATCAACTGGTGATTTTGCAGCAATTATCCAACAAAAGAGCGTGTTGGGCTGAAAGTGGCAGTACAGTTAAGCCGTTATTATTAGACTTTGACTTTACTGGCATTTGTGGACGGTTTACTGATAGTAACGGTTACTCAATGCGGCAAGCAGGTGTTGATTTAGGGGCGCAGTATAATTTCGATATCGTACAGCGTGGTAATCAACTGGTGCTGCTGGGGACTAAATCAAGAGATTTTAATGCTCAACCGATTGAACTTGGTAGAAGCAATGGTATTGGTCAAGGATTTGTCAAAATTAATTTAGATTCTGATTGGCGGTTAGCTAAACGCACTTACAACGGTAAAGCTTTAGGACACATTTATCTCACCAGTGATTCGACTGTAGCAAGTAGGTAA
- the urtE gene encoding urea ABC transporter ATP-binding subunit UrtE, protein MTPANQAIAHTPTNTPSNQLMLQLSNLNVYYGESHILRNVDLTVSAGQMVCLIGRNGVGKTTLLKTIMGLIKPRTGTINFVGEPITNKSPDQRAKLGIGYVPQGREIIPRLTVKENLLLGLEARRDHSKGNQEIPAEIFALFPVLKTMLSRMGGDLSGGQQQQLAIARALMGKPQLLILDEPTEGIQPSIILEIEAAVRRIIEATGISVLLVEQHLHFVRQADWYYAMQKGGIVASGATSELSQDVVQRFLAV, encoded by the coding sequence ATGACACCAGCAAATCAAGCGATCGCACACACGCCTACAAATACCCCTTCTAACCAGCTAATGCTGCAACTATCCAACCTTAATGTTTACTACGGTGAAAGCCATATCCTCCGGAATGTAGATTTAACTGTGTCAGCAGGGCAAATGGTTTGCTTAATTGGACGAAATGGCGTAGGTAAAACTACTCTACTGAAAACAATTATGGGATTAATCAAGCCCCGAACTGGCACAATTAATTTTGTTGGTGAACCAATAACCAATAAATCACCAGATCAAAGGGCAAAACTAGGAATTGGCTATGTTCCCCAAGGGCGCGAAATCATCCCGCGGTTAACTGTAAAAGAAAACTTATTACTAGGTTTAGAAGCAAGACGCGATCATAGCAAAGGAAATCAAGAAATTCCAGCAGAGATATTCGCCTTATTTCCAGTCTTAAAAACCATGCTGTCTCGTATGGGTGGTGACTTAAGTGGAGGACAGCAACAACAATTAGCGATCGCTCGTGCTTTAATGGGAAAACCTCAGTTATTAATACTAGATGAACCGACAGAAGGTATTCAGCCTTCAATTATTCTTGAAATCGAAGCAGCGGTACGTCGAATCATTGAGGCTACTGGAATTTCTGTATTATTAGTAGAACAACACCTGCATTTTGTCCGCCAAGCAGATTGGTATTACGCGATGCAAAAAGGCGGTATTGTTGCCTCCGGTGCTACTAGCGAATTAAGTCAGGATGTTGTTCAAAGATTTTTAGCAGTCTAA